Proteins encoded together in one Lathyrus oleraceus cultivar Zhongwan6 chromosome 5, CAAS_Psat_ZW6_1.0, whole genome shotgun sequence window:
- the LOC127087684 gene encoding F-box/kelch-repeat protein At5g42350 — protein MFSERLGVEESRLQEDFHGLSVSKRLVRSVSQKLRKKNINSRSLGEDDVDDDDVNGVSLKCLSLYGRGGGCKVGADTSDELGDSSARRRSSSSEEGKGYKPVCAYQDTAVVDCFSYGVRDRFWRRHHRKNSELDEMVTNSNKMHVFLPDDILEMCLMRLPLTSLMNARLVCKKWRSLTTTPRFLQMRREGLYQNPWLFMFGSVKDGFCSGEIHALDVSQNQWHRIDAGFLRGRFLFSVASVQDDIFIVGGCSSLTNFGKVDRSSFKTHRGVLSFSPLTKSWRKMPSMKYARSIPILGVFEVSLDFSSCQGHQSRQDKRFPRSRIGGVSDVYEDPHKLSMRRHSRSTFNETEASSLHSRKAHKFLRQISDLSSSKSSRRFLVISVGGLGSWDEPLDSGEIYDSASNKWTEIPRLPFDFGVACSGVVCGNMFYVYSETDKLAAYDIGRGFWIAIQATPFPPRVHEYYPKVVSSNGRLFMLSVSWCEGDGQIGRRNKAVRKLWELDLMYLTWTEVSVHPDAPMDWNAVFVADKNLIFGVEMFKIFGQVLDFFTVCDVSDMTNWNHISRNHVTHELDGSSCVTKSMAVLHL, from the coding sequence ATGTTTTCTGAAAGATTGGGGGTGGAAGAATCTCGTTTACAAGAAGATTTTCACGGTTTGAGTGTGTCAAAGCGTCTTGTGAGGAGTGTTAGCCAGAAGTTGAGGAAGAAGAATATTAATAGCAGAAGTTTAGGGGAagatgatgttgatgatgatgatgttaaTGGAGTTTCTTTAAAGTGTTTGTCGCTTTATGGTCGGGGTGGGGGTTGTAAGGTAGGTGCTGATACTAGTGATGAATTAGGGGATTCGAGTGCGAGAAGGAGATCTAGTTCGAGTGAAGAAGGGAAGGGATATAAACCGGTTTGTGCTTATCAAGATACTGCTGTTGTAGATTGTTTCTCGTATGGGGTGAGGGATAGGTTTTGGAGGAGGCATCATAGAAAGAATTCTGAATTGGATGAGATGGTGACGAACAGTAATAAAATGCATGTTTTTCTTCCGGATGATATTCTTGAAATGTGCTTGATGAGGCTTCCGTTGACAAGTTTGATGAATGCTAGACTTGTTTGCAAAAAATGGAGGTCGTTGACTACTACACCGAGATTCCTTCAAATGAGAAGGGAAGGGTTGTATCAAAATCCATGGTTGTTTATGTTTGGTTCTGTTAAAGATGGATTTTGTTCGGGTGAGATACACGCGTTGGATGTGTCTCAGAATCAATGGCATAGGATCGATGCTGGTTTTCTCAGAGGAAGGTTCTTGTTCTCTGTTGCTAGTGTACAAGATGATATCTTCATTGTTGGAGGATGTTCTAGCTTAACTAACTTTGGGAAAGTGGATAGGAGCTCATTCAAGACGCATAGAGGGGTGCTTTCATTTAGCCCCTTGACGAAATCTTGGCGTAAAATGCCGTCTATGAAATATGCTAGATCAATTCCTATACTTGGAGTCTTTGAAGTCAGTTTGGATTTTTCAAGTTGTCAAGGTCATCAAAGTCGGCAAGACAAGCGTTTTCCAAGATCAAGGATTGGTGGGGTTTCGGACGTCTATGAGGATCCTCATAAGCTTTCAATGAGACGTCATTCAAGATCTACTTTTAACGAGACTGAAGCTTCATCTTTGCATAGTAGAAAGGCACACAAGTTCCTGAGACAGATAAGCGATCTTTCAAGCTCTAAGAGCAGTAGAAGATTTTTGGTCATATCTGTAGGGGGTCTGGGATCTTGGGACGAACCCCTGGACTCTGGAGAAATATATGATTCTGCATCCAATAAATGGACTGAAATCCCAAGATTGCCTTTTGATTTTGGGGTTGCTTGTTCCGGAGTTGTATGTGGCAACATGTTTTATGTTTATTCTGAAACTGACAAGCTTGCAGCATATGACATAGGACGAGGTTTCTGGATTGCAATTCAAGCCACTCCATTCCCACCTCGTGTCCATGAGTACTACCCCAAAGTTGTATCTTCAAATGGTCGTCTATTCATGCTCTCTGTGTCTTGGTGTGAAGGCGATGGTCAAATTGGGCGCCGAAACAAGGCTGTTAGAAAACTATGGGAATTAGATCTCATGTATCTTACCTGGACTGAAGTCTCAGTGCATCCTGATGCCCCAATGGACTGGAATGCTGTATTTGTGGCAGACAAAAACTTGATTTTTGGAGTAGAGATGTTCAAAATATTTGGCCAGGTCTTGGATTTTTTCACTGTATGTGATGTGTCTGATATGACAAACTGGAACCATATTTCAAGGAATCATGTCACTCATGAGCTCGATGGTTCATCGTGCGTGACCAAATCCATGGCAGTGCTGCACCTTTGA